AAGGTTCTACACTTCAGGCATTCCTGAAAACGGCGTTGCGGTCGGTCACTACAAGCCGATCAACAGTCTCCGGTTTCACAACGACTGCCATGAGTTTATCTTCCACTTCACGAAAACCGGCGAGGTTCCAATCGACCGGCTGGCAACGGGCGTCCCCTATCAGGACAAAAGTAATGTGAAGCGGTGGGTGAAGAAGAAACAGGATCTCCGTGACCGCGGAAACACCTGGTTCATCCCTTACGAAACGATCCGCGAGGAACGTCCCCACCCGGCGGTGTTTCCCGTGCGGTTACCGGAGATGTGCATTCAGGATCATGGCGTTGACCGGTGCGGTCTGGTGATGGATCCGTTCATGGGAATCGGCAGCACAGCTGTTGCCGCGGTGCGGCTTGGTATTCCTTTCATCGGGTTTGAGATCGATGAGGGCTACAAAAAAATCGCCGAGGAACGGATCGCCGCAGAACTTTCGGCACGCTCTCTCTAATTTTTTTTGCGGTGTGATATCACAATAGATTTGGTTGTTTTTCTGGAAAATTGATGTATCGTTTGAGTGGTCTATGTGGCCGCATGAGAAAAGAAAACCGCAAATCCACGTTCACCACTGACCCGTTTACTTTTTTCCAGAACAAATCGGCTAAATATTTTCGTGGTATCACATATTTTTGAAAAAAATGAGGGAGGGGAAATATTGTATTGGTAATCTTTCCGTGCATTTCGGCGCCGCAGGCATTCTCTGTGCATTCAGTGAAGCTCAGTGAAATGTCCGTGTGATCCGTGGTTATTCCAAACGAGAGCCCAACATCCTCCACGAAAGACAAGCCTCAACGACCATCACTCACTCTCACTGAAGTTATCCCTGCAATAACCTCAGGAAGCCGGTAGTACTC
The nucleotide sequence above comes from Methanorbis furvi. Encoded proteins:
- a CDS encoding site-specific DNA-methyltransferase, with the protein product MTEPGIIHLCDCITGMNRLPAGSVDVIVTSPPYNIGKPYTTYDDTVPRNGYLLWMEDVARASARVLSDAGSFYLNVGGSLKDPWIPMDVAMQFRRNGFVLQNMIHWIKSIALPKADMGRFYTSGIPENGVAVGHYKPINSLRFHNDCHEFIFHFTKTGEVPIDRLATGVPYQDKSNVKRWVKKKQDLRDRGNTWFIPYETIREERPHPAVFPVRLPEMCIQDHGVDRCGLVMDPFMGIGSTAVAAVRLGIPFIGFEIDEGYKKIAEERIAAELSARSL